The Sesamum indicum cultivar Zhongzhi No. 13 linkage group LG6, S_indicum_v1.0, whole genome shotgun sequence genome has a segment encoding these proteins:
- the LOC105163266 gene encoding probable inactive patatin-like protein 9, with protein MELDKLTLEIFSKLEQKWLHHCEGTKTRVLSIDGGGTTGIVASAALVHLEYQIQEKTGDSNARIADYFDIVVGTGIGALLAAMLVADDGSGRPLFSARDAAKFVADNQAELYKVKNVGVFRRRMRFSGRSMDIVLKEAFRRDNGKVLTLKDTCKPLLVPCFDLHSSAPFVFSRADASESPSFDFELWKVIRATSATPSMFKPYKLYSTDGKISCLAVDGGLVMNNPTAAAVTHVLHNKRDFPSVTGVDGLLVLSIGNGPLSRPSTVKLTPKGNCSTESVLGIVFDGVSETIDQMLGNAFFWNPNDYIRIQANGMAERAAEVLAERGVVSLPFGGKRLLTETNGQRIEGFVQRLVVSGRSSQPPSPCKAAVNPLVNRR; from the exons ATGGAATTGGACAAGCTGACGTTAGAGATTTTCTCCAAGCTCGAACAGAAGTGGCTGCACCATTGTGAAGGCACAAAAACGCGTGTTTTGAGCATTGACGGTGGAGGAACCACCGGCATTGTCGCTAGCGCTGCCTTGGTTCACCTAGAGTACCAGATCCAAGAAAAAACCGGCGATTCAAACGCTCGAATCGctgattattttgatattgttgTAGGCACGGGAATCGGCGCTCTCCTCGCCGCAATGCTCGTTGCCGACGATGGTTCTGGTCGCCCCCTCTTCTCCGCCAGAGACGCTGCTAAGTTCGTGGCGGATAATCAAGCAGAGCTGTACAAGGTCAAAAACGTTGGCGTTTTCCGCCGGCGAATGAGGTTTTCTGGCAGGAGCATGGACATAGTGTTGAAGGAGGCGTTCCGCAGAGATAACGGCAAGGTCTTAACCCTTAAGGACACGTGTAAGCCTCTGCTTGTGCCGTGCTTTGACTTGCACAGCTCAGCGCCGTTTGTTTTCTCTCGAGCCGACGCTTCCGAGTCTCCAAGCTTCGACTTCGAGCTATGGAAAGTGATCCGCGCTACGTCAGCGACACCGTCGATGTTCAAGCCTTACAAGCTCTATTCCACCGACGGAAAGATCTCTTGCCTGGCTGTGGACGGTGGACTTGTTATGAACAACCCCACGGCAGCTGCAGTTACTCACGTTTTGCATAACAAGCGTGATTTTCCGTCGGTAACTGGAGTAGATGGCCTATTGGTGCTCTCTATCGGTAACGGACCGTTAAGCAGACCGTCAACGGTAAAGCTCACTCCTAAAGGCAACTGCTCGACGGAGTCAGTCCTCGGCATTGTCTTTGACGGCGTTTCTGAAACCATTGATCAAATGCTGGGTAACGCCTTCTTCTGGAATCCCAACGATTACATCAGAATTCAG GCCAACGGTATGGCGGAAAGAGCGGCAGAGGTGTTGGCGGAGAGAGGAGTGGTGTCATTGCCGTTTGGCGGGAAACGGTTGCTGACGGAGACCAACGGACAGAGGATCGAAGGGTTTGTGCAACGGCTCGTGGTATCGGGGAGGAGTAGCCAGCCGCCGAGCCCGTGCAAAGCAGCCGTTAATCCCCTGGTTAACCGCCGTtag
- the LOC105163268 gene encoding mavicyanin-like, with protein MGVGTVLFLFVVAVCGVCNGEVYKVGDSAAWTLIAHPDYNTWASSKTFRVGDTLLFEYDPQYHNVVEVSRSDFHTCNTAAPITTYATGNDSIIIRGIGHYYYVCGFVGHCEAGQKVDIRVAQSLHSAKIPIQAPNKPIAPKASPIGPIAPSPSPSSGESLVFRNGLFSCIVGLLIALVWVFN; from the exons ATGGGCGTGGGAACAGTGTTGTTCTTGTTTGTGGTGGCTGTTTGTGGAGTTTGCAATGGAGAAGTGTACAAAGTTGGTGATTCTGCTGCCTGGACTCTCATTGCCCATCCCGATTACAACACTTGGGCTTCTTCCAAGACTTTCCGAGTTGGTGACACTCTCC TTTTTGAGTACGATCCACAATACCATAATGTGGTAGAGGTGAGCCGTTCGGACTTCCACACATGCAACACGGCAGCTCCCATCACCACCTACGCCACCGGCAACGACTCCATCATCATCCGGGGCATCGGCCACTACTATTACGTCTGCGGCTTCGTGGGCCATTGCGAGGCCGGGCAGAAGGTCGACATAAGGGTGGCCCAATCTCTTCACTCTGCTAAGATCCCAATTCAAGCCCCTAATAAGCCCATAGCTCCAAAGGCGTCTCCTATTGGGCCAATAGCGCCCAGCCCATCTCCGAGTAGTGGAGAATCTCTAGTGTTCCGTAATGGGCTCTTCTCTTGTATTGTTGGGCTTTTGATAGCTCTTGTTTGGGTTTTCAATTAA